A genomic stretch from Helianthus annuus cultivar XRQ/B chromosome 1, HanXRQr2.0-SUNRISE, whole genome shotgun sequence includes:
- the LOC110944872 gene encoding FIP1[V]-like protein isoform X2 produces MAVGMNMMGMDGGGGLDGGDDDGGDDLVIVTSDVDMNNHLLMDEMQDWGEDAGQGGEGERKDLLGGDAGKGEGGGAVAQKMGYGGHGYNPFHSQFKASDKCWYTCRVFN; encoded by the exons ATGGCAG TGGGGATGAATATGATGGGGATGGATGGTGGAGGGGGGTTAGATGGAGGAGACGATGACGGTGGTGACGATTTGGTGATTGTTACGAGTGACGTTGATATGAATAATCATTTGCTGATGGATGAGATGCAAGATTGGGGAGAAGATGCTGGTCAGGGTGGTGAAGGAGAGAGGAAGGATTTgttgggtggtgatgctggcaaagGTGAGGGTGGAGGTGCGGTTGCGCAGAAGATGGGATACGGCGGTCATGGGTATAATCCGTTTCATTCTCAGTTCAAGGCCAGTGATAAGTGTTGGTATACATGTAGGGTGTTCAACTGA
- the LOC110944872 gene encoding FIP1[V]-like protein isoform X1 — MNEETWKEYCKQLEHRLEATMQSKIHVYESGRAEQKYDPDLPPELAAAAGHDISSENRNFGKVDVQSDLAKGSVHSPMQLMTKESIYYKTTSNVFCKPIIDEYRDMMMASTICNLEYIQQ, encoded by the exons ATGAATGAGGAAACCTGGAAGGAATATTGCAAACAACTG GAACATCGCCTAGAGGCTACAATGCAAAGTAAAATTCACGTTTATGAAAGCGGGAGGGCTGAACAG aaGTATGATCCTGATCTCCCCCCAGAGCTAGCTGCAGCAGCAGGTCATGATATCTCATCTGAAAACCGTAACTTTGGAAAAGTTGATGTGCAAAGTGACTTAGCTAAGGGGTCTGTACACTCTCCGATGCAATTG ATGACTAAGGAGTCAATATATTACAAAACAACATCTAACGTCTTTTGTAAGCCAATCATAGACGAATATAGAGACATGATGATGGCGAGCACCATTTGTAATCTTGAGTACATTCAACAATAA